GTTTTTGCTCAATTAAACGATCTAACATGTGAAATGATGTATTCCACTTTGAAGGGACATCTTGAATTAATTGATGTTGAGGCAATCCATATTCCTTTTGCAATTCGGCCAATTTTTCCTTTGCTCTTGTTGACCTGTGAACACGTTCACAAATTTTTCGGGCTATGCTAAGAAGGTTTTGGACCATTCTTTGACTCTTAATAGCTTCATTTACAATTAAGTCTACAGTGTGCCCAAAACATTCAACGCTTGAATGATCACTTTCATTGAGGGTTTTTCCTATGCTATGATTATCGGTTACAGTGATGCCTATTTGAAGGCCATATGAGGTTATCCAAGACTCCCACAAGTATTCTAGATGCTTTTGAACACTCAAGCCATTATAATCACAATCAATCTGGGAGACGTGTAGAAGTGCAGAACAGTGGTAATCTTCGCTGTGTGGCTTGAACGAGGAATCAAATGTAACCCAGTGAGCAGTAAGTGTTAAGTATTCCCGTGTCTGACTGCTCATCCAGATTCCTGCCGTAAAATGTATCACACCACTTTCAGCTTCCTTTAGGTGGGAGACAATTATGTGCTTCACATTTTCATACATATCTGGGATTGCGGTCCTAGAAAAGTATGTTGGAGATGGTAAAGAATATTGAGGTTGCAGGTATTCAAGAAGTCTATTAAAACCAACATTATCTACAAAAGAGTACGGTTGAAGATCAAGTGCAATCATTTCAGCTACAAGACTTGTGATTTTTTTGGCAACAGGGTGAGAGTCACTGAATTTATCATTGGTTTCATCAAAAGAGGAGGCTGTGTTTACTGGTATGTGTACATCGGCAGATGGTAAGGCTTCCGAAACCCCATTATTCTGCAGCACATTGCTGTGAAATCTCTGCAGGTGCCTCAGGAGACAACTGGTGCCTAGATTTGTTGGCTTTTTCCCTCTGCTTATTGTGCGCCCGCAGTGCATACATATGACTTTAGTTGAATCCGCAGAACAAATTGAGAAGTGATTCCACAGTTTTGAGGTCTTCTTGCTATTTGATGGAAAAACAATTTGACTATCATGAGGTGCAGCAGTTGACAGCTCAATAACTTTTGAGGAGGAGCATTCTGCAGATGCTAAGGTAGCATAAGGAGAATTTGCAAGACTATGGTCAAAGCTTTTTTGGTTTAAGACTATTTCTGGATGTTTTCTATAGAGATGCCTCATTAAGCAACTTGTTCCTAAATCCCCCTTTTTACCTCTGCTGATCATGCAATTACAATATCGACAAATAGCTTTTAGGTTGTCAGTAGGCGATAACGTAAAGTGATGCCAAACCTCAGACTTCAATCGTTTTATAGCCTTCTTGTTTTGCTGAAAGAAAAGAGGCGAGTCATATGCTAACGATTTGTGACAGTCGTTCGGTTTTTCTGGAGAAGATACTGAAGCTTCCCCTATATTTTCTGAAGAATGCAAAACCGCTGCTGCATTGTCAATTAACAATTCACCGTTCGGGACACTGTAATGCAAGCCTTCTGAAGCCCTTTCAGGTGATGACGGTACAGAAATGGTTTCCTTGCCACTTTTACCTGGAGAAACGGCAGTAGAAATTACTTCGCTATCTGTTGATAAGAGGGATGGCAACAGTGTAGGAGGAACTGAGTATGGAGGTGGTAAGCTTGTGCCACCGCTGTTCTCTTGCAAAACAATTGATCGATGAGCTCTCCACATGTGCCTTATCAGACAGCTGGTACCAAGGTCTTTCCCGTTCTTTCCTCTGCTAAACTCATTCATGCAATGGATACAAACCGCTTTTGAATTATCCAGTGGAGACAAATAAAAGTGTTTCCAAACAGCAGATCTTCTGCGAGAACCTGATGAATTTTTTTGAATGGACATTTGCTTTTCAGTGACATTTTCAACAGCTTCATCGCTCTGATTTGGTAAAGATGAAGGAGAAACAGTAACATCTTCTCTGGCATTTTTTTCCGATATGGACAAGTCTGAGGAGATCTCATCAGAAGACAGCACAGATAAAGGTTCCTCCGCTGCTTTTTCCGGAGGAGCAGTTTTAAGTTTCCTCATTTTTGTTGGGGTAGTATTGGAGTCCACAACATCAGGAGGTTGCCGAGGTAGTACTAAGGTAGGAGGAGGGTAAGTTGATATGCTTGGCATATTTCCGTTTTCAGAGGTAAGGACTCTAGGGTGTGCTCTTCTGACATGTCTCATCAAACAGCTGGTGCTAAGGTCTTTTTCGTTCTTGCCTCTGCTAAACTCTTTCATGCAGTACATGCATATAGCTTTGGTACTGTCCCGAGGTGAAATAAAGAAATGATTCCAGGCTGGAGATTTTTTTCTGTTACTCATATTTTTGTTTGTAATGATGCTTTGTGTAACTGCCTCCATCGCTGCATCATAGAGGGTCGTGGTGTACTGAGAAAAAAGGACACCATAATCTTCCTCATTTTCATTTGAAGATAGTGTGTGTGAGGTATCTGCACAATGTTGTTCTTTGTCTTCTTGTTCATCACTACTTTCTGCTTGTTTGATGCCATCCGCCTCCACCTTGATCTGTACTTGATCAAAATCGCCAATCATTTCATCATCTTCAACTTTAATCGTACTTATTTTTTCCATTGTGAGACTATGTTCGGTTTTTATCGCGGAGCCCTCCTTTGTCATTACTTGAAACCGAAGAGTTTTCTAGGGAAGTTCTAAACAAGACAGGTTTGTGTCATCCAATCTCAGAAGAACGTTGTAATGAGTTTGGGCCATGCAGACATTCTTCAAGCCTTCCTAAACTGCTGTTTTTCTGAGTAATTTTGCCATTTGCAGAATTCCAATAAATAGGTTtacctaaaatataaaaataaaaaactaagcaAGCAGATATTTACTTAAAACAAAAGATTTATTTTAACATTTAATGCACTTtctagaggcagcgctttctaaaGAAAATGTACCCCCAGTGAAAAATAAAATCTTTGCTGTGATAAAAAAGAAAAGACATTGCTTGTCTGAATCAGTGCCAGTGCTGTGCTCCCATAACGGAGATGGCaattaggaagaaaaaaaatgcaaattcaGACCTGGAGGATAAACTGGACTTCTTTATTCAAAAAACAGCACATATGATGCGTTTTGGGGACATTGCTGGGCTGAGCACTGAGGTCTCTCTCACACAGACTTTCCTTAAATAGCAGTTAGCAGGCATTACGCTGcactaagcctccattcatttcaatggggcttctcagacgagcgttttggCGCAGAGTTTATAACACGCACTAAAACgaacgctgtctgttctattttcagcgctgcAGTTCATTTGACGACCTGCATCACCCACCGAAATGAATGAGGTGGgttaaaaatgtacatttttaacGCGGCTTACAAAGCCACCGAGTGGAGGAGGGGTGTGTGGGGGTGGAATGGGGACATCAGCTTGCTTTGTCTCTATGGTTACTGCGCAAAACATGCTGTAAAAAGAGGCAAGCGCTCACAAAAACACTTGTGCGAGTGGCCCAATTACAACATAATGACAAAACATCAAAAAAAGGAATAGGAAAGGGAGGCGGGGGAACTCAAAGTCTATAATAAAACATGTCCGTAAAAAAATTTATTTCAGTTTAATTTACTGACTTGTTTTGTTAAACTTTGGTTTTTGAATGCTTTCTTGGAAGGATTACTATATTGTAATTGACTCTTCTGAGGAAGGGGCCCCAAAATGCatcaattgttttgttttttgttgaacAGACGTCAGGTTTATCCTCCTGGTCTCAAATGGCAATTAAGGGCTGCGCTATTAACCCAATATTTGGTTTCTTCCCAATTATTACTAGCCAGTGTTGGTTAACTGTGGCGTTCTCTGGGCTTACAGCACCGTAGAATCTTATTATAATTCTTCACATCTACAGGATCCCATAGTTTACTGGAGTACCTCCACTTCTGTCTACGCTCTTGAGATAGCAAGTTCCTGCAGTTTCCATTTTGAGCaacatctcctcctcctcatagcaAAATGACTGGCGTATGCAACCTGCAAGTGAGTGTTACCAAACTGCATAAAGCACTCACTTAGAAACTTGAGTCCACACGCTACAGCCCGATAACACACCACCATATTTCAGTCACATTATGTCTAATATGGGTGTCCATCCCGCTCTGACTTGAACTCGGTCTCAGAATGTGGCAAAGGAAAGCAATATTTAAGACTTCTATAAATGTGACGTTTCCCtagtcatactgacccacagaatacatTTAACATGCATTATTGCATCATGAATACTGTAAAAATCGGTTAAGTTAAAAACCTACACAAGATTAAAAAATGCAACAGTAATTTATGGGCAAAATGCACCCCTCACTACCACCAGGGGGTACAGGCAACCCCTTACAGCTAGCTGAATCAGCAATATAAAGCTGTCACTACTCAACCTCAAAGCTACCTGATCTTAATGGAGAAGTAGAAATAAGTAAAATTGCAAAGGCAGGTTCGACTAAAAACGTTTCATCCAATACCCaattcttcagctaccaaagtaAGGCCAGTCAGGTAAACCTCACCCAGGCGTGCCCCAGGTCCAAAATGTTAAGAGATATTGTGACCCAATAGTGAAATCCTCTTACAGTATACGGATAGTGTACATACACATGAAATATTAAATGGCAAGTACTAATATACCTGAAGTGTACTTCAACAGTGTAGTCAATAACCGAATGACCCTTCCATGCTGGCCAGAACTGTCACCTGAAAGACAAGAGGGCACAGTATTACTATGGTTCTCCGAGTCCTAGTAACTGGAAGCAGCGCTCTTTACTTCAGCAGGCACTTACAAGAATGCTACACACATCAGGTTTCTAATGTACGTTTAGCACATTTGTACAGATGTAATTTATTAACATGAGCACTTTCAAGCTTCCATCTAGTCATCATCTAGCATACAGCTTAgggcagtttcacatctgcattggaagcgCTGGTTGGAGGATCCATTGGAGATCCAGCACAAGATATCGCATATATGGTCCATGGGTATGTCCAGCAATGCATTTTAATGCTTTTGTATGAAAACGTAACCATCCTTCCAATGTATACAACATGATGCCAAGGGCTCCTAATTAGGCAGAGTGTCCACAAGCGATATTCCACCGCTGGGTAGCACCAACTAAGATAGGTTCCACAATGAACCTATCTTCGTTAatcgtggagaatcgcagcatgctgcgatttttagacGTGAGTGGATCCATCTAATGGATACAAATACTGAATTTATTCCCCTCAATCCCAGACCCACAGAACAGCTGCAGTGAGGTTAGTTACAAAATGGGCCAAGTTTGTAAattcttgttgccatttgcaaaTGCTAGGGCGCATTTCAAGCCCTAAAGGGGAATGCAATTAAAACAAGGAGCGAAAACCATATAGTGCTGTACTGGTTTTTATATCGGAAGTAAATGGGCAACAGTGCCTATACAATGGCATATTCCTCAGCTTTCCATCAGAGGTATATGTTAGGGAATAACTGAAGGATGGGTGAGGGGAGcagagtctaaaggcccattttacATACAACCCCCATCATTTAGATTCTCACTGTATTGTTtgccgttcagtttctgcaggcataaaaatcaaacaatgattgGCCTGTGTAAGCTGAacgactgtttactgtgaatggaggtgggcgagtGAAGTGCACTGCGGGCTGCTCTGCCTCCAGTCACTGAGCCATCCTCCCTCCTGCGTGAGCATAGGAGCAGTTATTTCTGGGATGACTGTCATTGTGTAAAAAAACTTATCATTGCCAATTTAGGTGACTCTACACCTAAAATGTCTAAGATGGAAAAGCTATCGCTTATCCACCAGTCCGCAGCTGCTCAGCCGTGACTTCCCCCGAAttgatgcgaggcagttttgaaAGAAAAGTGCCTTGTATCAGCAGGGAAAGGCATATTGGCGAGCATGAAATCATGCAGCGATTCATAGCCCCATATcgtgctcacctgtgtgaagcgtGCCTTATATTCAGCagcaattaaaaaaaggaatgctTTTGCAGCACAATGATAATTAAGTCTCTAATTTATCAGAAAATTGACATAAAAAGATGTCAACATCCGCTAAAGGCttttttacacgggatgagctgTGGGGCAAACCATGTCAGACACTCGTCCCCGTATATGCTCACAGGAGTGattatcgctggatcgctcacagggAGGCGGGGCGGctagaggagagttctctcccccacccctctccattcactgtaagcagcagctgctcagtactgaacggctgccgcTTACACCAAATGACGgttgttcaggattttaagctgctaaAAACTTAACGACTGGATAATTCCCATCCAGTGTtttgcatgcttttacatgggacgtttatcgttcaaaaccccgcgggagcctGAACAACCAGAAACATAATCGTCCTATGTAAAACCAACTTTTTGTTGTGTAAGACACTGCTGTGATTGCATGCACCAAAGACAATAAGGTAGAAACAAgaccaaaagaagaaaaaaaaacgtttaaacaTTTACATGTTGCATATTTGTATGGTAGTTTCTCTTAAAGCCACCCCTTACACCCAATCACTGTCACAAAAGTGTATACACAGTGTGAAGAAAAGGTAACAGAACTGTACTTTATTATGTCCACTTATAAATATGTAGCACCCAGATAGTGAGCGCTTACGATTTCCCATACTTGACTGCATTGTGTGCTTTGAAGAGCCGCCAATCAACTGAGAAGTCATCAagagtaaatgcctggaaaaccccataaGAGGAGACCCGCTACCTCAGagcagcatcataaactaagttatgctgcTGTTAGAAGAGCCACGAGATGTATTTATGCTCAcacctcctgctttcctgcgatGTTCCCTGGTGAAGTCTGTACCAGGTCCGAAAATTGGACTCTTCAGAGCGCACACAGGTTTCACAGGCGGACATCACAGGAAAGGGCGAGGTATAAAAAACACCCCTTGGCTGCCCATCACCTCTATGATCAGCAAAAAAGAatgaaataggtcagcactacccaaaagAAATCTaaaggtgcacgttaaaccatggctgcaacatacagtagaagcacaaaccaaaaatggcaacagtatATATACCTCTAATAGTAAGTTTAtattgcgtgctgttgccatttttggtttctaccTCTATGAATAGCATCATAAGAGTTTTtcatggtgacaggttcctttttaaAGGGGcagtctggggggagggggggggcactcgacAGCCATATTCAGACTGTAGCGAACAAAAAATAAACTGCATTAGACTGTATTCACATTACACTAAGCACATTTGACACAAGTCGGGAAATGCATACTTCAGGAGGTATGTTGGAAGCAACTGGAGGTTCACAACCAGATAAGACTGCGCTGGCCAATGGTATAGGTGAGCACAGGATGGCGAGCGCTGCGTTCCCTGCATGGCTTATACTGCTCCGTACTGTTAGTAGCAGCAGCTAGGGGGCCTTGTAGACGAGCCAATTTATCGTTTAAACAATGTCCGAGTTGGCTTTGCAGCCTGTTTACATAGGTAGATCCATcactggctcgttcaaacaagaaatccttCAGTCATTCACTGTATAAAGGACAGAGTGGAACGATTGTTTAAACTGCAAACGATTTTATTGTTTGTCGCCCAGTGGTTGTGGTGTTTGAACAACAGCACTACAAGTCCCATTTACTAGAAGTACAGAGCTGTGACTGATGACAGTGAGGTGGGTGCTGCGAGTCAGGCCCCTACCCATcttacattgatggcctatccttagggcttgttcacacaggcgGAAGTGCATTTCAGTCACGCAAACATGCCATGTGTTATTGAGCACACAGCAATACaccaaaacaaataaaaaacacatcaattttgtACATAGATGCACAGCAAGTATACAGGTTTTCTGTATATGCTGTGCCCATTTACATACTCTTGCCTGCACCAATATAGGTCTTgccgtttattttttttatgtgatcACGCACCACATTATAAAGATACACTCatttgaatgaacctattgaaatcaatgggttttatttcaGGGTTTATTACGCTTGCAAAATTTGCAATACAGTGcagatacgcttgtgtgaaccatCGCTTAGGACGCTTCTAATGAGCTgttgtacaagaaaaaaaactcaGAATAGTAATTTCCAGCGATCGCTGTCTCATGTAAAGGCAGGACCAAACAGGATATTGGACGAGAAATTGCTAATAGTCACTTCAGCTCATTGAAACAAAGTAAagatgcatttacacacaaagatgatcgctcaaaaggtggctttcgagcgatcattttgcataaaatactagtagcgtgtgagccgccaggagctgtattaagagaacagaccacccattgTTCTCTAAatgaattccctttgttctgctgcaggtCTGACGGCTGAGATAATGTTATCAGCGCTTCCCggacagaacacagcgtgtgatCCCTCTCATCAGCTGTTCTGATGAACGATGGATTCCATGCCGAACTGAAGTttgtcgttcggcagaaaagtgaaagatgggcacatttacacacaacgattagcactcaaaagccatcttttgagcgataattgttgtgtctaaatggaccttcacTATTGAGCAACTTCTCATGCAGTGTAAATAGGTAGTTCACCTATTAAAGTTTGCCTGTTCACTGGTGGCAGGAAGAGATCTCCTacgcactctgcctccattcactgatcgACTGTATTGCTCCTATGTGAGAGCACAGGagtgtcacttaaaggggttgtcccgcgaatgcAAGCGGTGTtaagaacttctgtatggccatactaatgcactttgtaatatacatcgtgcattaaatattggccatacagaagttatacacttcccccctccggtgttggcgtccccgtctccatggcgctgaccgaagccttcttctccctcgattagatgcgcttgcgcagtctgctcttctgtcctgttgaatggggccattccggcgtgctcgcgccgcacaggtcttctgcgcatgccggAGTGCTTAgcaccacttgctttcgcgggacaacccctttaagcatctgaCAACCTTCCTGCATAAAACCACTTTTAGGcagctttcacacagccgagaaaattgcATGAGGTCATCTAAAAATTGTAGCAggacctatctttgggcgttcccttggaacatctcacccactgttttcaatagaACCAGCAAAAGCATTTCACGGCGTGCAaggtgcatgtgagtgcgatgagaTGTGAGGTATCCTATTtagaaacaatgggaaacacttgccgatccttccGATCGCTACTTCACTAAAGTGATGCGAGGAGTTTTTGACACAATCACCTTACAtccgtgaggggggggggttaatcgcacattcctgaatgtgatatcaggCCCAGTTTCACTGCCCGATATagatatcgcccatgtgaaattaaagCACTGGGGCAGAGGAATGAGATACGATTTAAAGATCCTTCACTGAGTAAACtcctaaaatttaacttttattaaatatttgacTACAAACTATAAGGGCTCAAACACACAGAAAACATATAAACAATAGCCACCAACACTACCTGGATTCTACAGTCTTAGGTAGTGGGTTCACTATAGAGCCATCAGATGGGAACACCTATTATCAGGTGCCATGCCTGCTGCAATGATTCCACCTGTTAGCAGGATGAAAAAAATAGAAGAGGATCATGCAGTCAAATTAGATGACCGGTATTTACTACATCCGCCAACGCACAAATCCCCAGTCACTGCAACTCTGATCCTCCAGCGTGTTAATTCTCTGTATCAAGAGGATAACATCACTCATGCTGGAGGCTTACATCCCTTACCACTAAGGAAAACAATGGAGAAGAGGGGAACAACGCGGGAAGTATAAAACTTatatgtccacggccgtgacgggctccgcaagcccccccaaagacccccgGATCTGCTGcgtagctcccgcatgacactgccGGAGCGCATGCGCAGCGGCGTCACGACGCGGCAGGCGGTGCgcatattcacgctatacttctgctgtgctacagcggaagcatagtgtgacgggcggcttccgttaactacaatggaagccgtccacgcgtatgCCCGCAGAAAATAGGACATCCTGCGGGTAATTTCACGCTACAGAGTTCTGTGGTGGATTTCCGCAGCGTGTACATtaaactattaggttcaatagaacctaatagctgcagtgaaacgccgcggatttcAGCCACGTTTCACACGACGGAAATCtagctgtgggcattagcccttagagaACCACTTCCTTTACATTTCCCACACCTCTTAAATCCACTTTGGGCTTTGGCTCTAAGAACGGTCACAAAAACCTGTATGTGAAACCCCCCCTTATAAGTTTTACTCAATTCTTTTAGGGGGAATTGGCAAgcagcagatttggtgcagatcttACACAGTAAAAATTCTTCACCATTATGCAGATTGAGGCAGagccgcagcagacttcaccccttcaattcaaAAGATGAAACCTGCAACAAGTCAgctccgtgtgaacgcaccctgaggccGGTTTCACAAGGGCGATAATCACACGATTTCCACGTGATGCGAGAAATTATAAACACACATAAATCCTATGTttcgagattttttttttttttttaatcgtccACGATTCCTTTTGAAGCCtttttttttatcgcatcacaacactcaaacttgtgatttttatgCGAtgctaaaaaaattgctgcaaaattgagtaaaaaaaaaaaccccactagtggcagcaatgtttttgcaaaagCAGCTTTGATACTCAAAAAACGCAGGAACAAAGACACGGTTTTCTTGTGGCaatattgcccgtgtgaaactaccctcaGGCCACTGTCACAAAGCCCGCTTTTTACAGATAAAACACCTAGCGTTCAAACACGGCGTTTCTAATGCCACACTTTAAGCGTTATACTATTTTTGAGTGTTTAAGCAATTTGAAACATGAAGcgtcccccattgaaatcaatggggagagTCTGCAATGCTGTCAAAAATGTGCTGTGATCTATGCCACCAGGAGTGAAAGAAAGCAGTGACGTCATCGGCTTACTCTGCCTGCGCAGTAAAGAAAGCAATGATGTCATCGGCTTACTCTGCCTGCGCACTAAAGAAAGCAGTGACGTCATCGGCTTACTCTGCCTGCGCACTAAAGAAAGCAGTGACGTCATCGGCTTACTCTGCCTGCGCACTAAAGAAAGCAGTGACGTCATCGGCTTACTCTGCCTGCGCACTAAAGAAAGCAGTGACGTCATCGGCTTACTCTGCCTGCGCACTAAAGAAAGCAGTGACGTCATCGGCTTACTCTGCCTGCGCACTAAAGAAAGCAGTGACGTCATCGGCTTACTCTGCCTGCGCACTAAAGAAAGCAGTGACGTCATCGGCTTACTCTGCCTGCGCACTAAAGAAAGCAGTGACGTCATCGGCTTACTCTGCCTGCGCACTAAAGAAAGCAGTGACGTCATCGGCTTACTCTGCCTGCGCACTAAAGAAAGCAGTGACGTCATCGGCTTACTCTGCCTGCGCACTAAAGAAAGCAGTGACGTCATCGGCTTACTCTGCCTGCGCACTAAAGAAAGCAGTGACGTCATCGGCTTACTCTGCCTGCGCACTAAAGAAAGCAGTGACGTCATCGGCTTACTCTGCCTGCGCACTAAAGAAAGCAGTGACGTCATCGGCTTACTCTGCCTGCGCAGTAACACCACAAGCGCTCACACTGGAAGCTGTACAAAGCAGCTCTGCTTCAGGCCATTGTCCACAGGCAGGTTTGATTCGCAGCACCTGGGctggagatccacaaatcaagacctaccctgataataagccctagctacactacatgaaaattttttaaaaaggcaatactcacctaAGCAGCTGCCatttgggtccctcccgctggactgcagcactcatgcaggcttccgtgtagtccgcAGTGCCGACAGAGtatctcttgctggtgatgggacttGAATATCCCgcttccagcaagcgattgctccgtTTAGCTCAGGTgttgctcctgaaccaatcacagccattcatgaatgacatcattgaatggctgtgattggttcatcgagtgcctgttttgattggctgaggtggcgctcctgaaccaatcggagcaatcgcttgctggaagcgggatattcaagccccatcaccagaaagagatACTCTGTCGGCActgaggactacatggaagcctgcGTGAGCGCCGCAGCCTAGCGGGAGGGACCCAAACAGCAACTGCTAGCTGAGTATAAGAGCCCCTgaaaagaccctgtgcctcttctggggcaaaaattaatatgagtgtcttatttttggggaaacgcagTAGCTACAATTGGTGCATGCAGTGTAGTCTGCAGAGGGCAGAGGGGCCACAACATGGCAGACCAACAGGAATACAACTGTGTGTAATCAGCatggtggcccagtggttagcaccgcagcgctggggtccttatctgaccaaggacaatatctgtatgggtttcctcccacacgcCAAGACCTAGTAATACTATAATCCCCAATGGGGACGATATCAAGTGATGTACAAACCTATTGGGGTCACCAGAGCTTCAAAAGCAGGGgttcaaaaaaagacaaaaacctgtactgcgcacgtcTGACAGCGAGCCATGCCAACCATCCACTATACAGAAAGGAAGGAGGCAGGAACGCGCGGGCGCTGCTGTCAGGGTCCGATCCCGCATGCAGTAcccagctctgccgtgtgcaggcggcttccAGCAGTTTGCCCTTGTCCTGTGATCGCGGTCTGCCATGCCCACAGATGGCAGTTATTATGGACACTACATTATACAAGGTGCGCTGGGAGACCTACAATATGGTGGTAATGGCGAGTTTCATTACTGTTTTCCATCCCTAA
The nucleotide sequence above comes from Eleutherodactylus coqui strain aEleCoq1 chromosome 2, aEleCoq1.hap1, whole genome shotgun sequence. Encoded proteins:
- the ZBED4 gene encoding zinc finger BED domain-containing protein 4, encoding MTKEGSAIKTEHSLTMEKISTIKVEDDEMIGDFDQVQIKVEADGIKQAESSDEQEDKEQHCADTSHTLSSNENEEDYGVLFSQYTTTLYDAAMEAVTQSIITNKNMSNRKKSPAWNHFFISPRDSTKAICMYCMKEFSRGKNEKDLSTSCLMRHVRRAHPRVLTSENGNMPSISTYPPPTLVLPRQPPDVVDSNTTPTKMRKLKTAPPEKAAEEPLSVLSSDEISSDLSISEKNAREDVTVSPSSLPNQSDEAVENVTEKQMSIQKNSSGSRRRSAVWKHFYLSPLDNSKAVCIHCMNEFSRGKNGKDLGTSCLIRHMWRAHRSIVLQENSGGTSLPPPYSVPPTLLPSLLSTDSEVISTAVSPGKSGKETISVPSSPERASEGLHYSVPNGELLIDNAAAVLHSSENIGEASVSSPEKPNDCHKSLAYDSPLFFQQNKKAIKRLKSEVWHHFTLSPTDNLKAICRYCNCMISRGKKGDLGTSCLMRHLYRKHPEIVLNQKSFDHSLANSPYATLASAECSSSKVIELSTAAPHDSQIVFPSNSKKTSKLWNHFSICSADSTKVICMHCGRTISRGKKPTNLGTSCLLRHLQRFHSNVLQNNGVSEALPSADVHIPVNTASSFDETNDKFSDSHPVAKKITSLVAEMIALDLQPYSFVDNVGFNRLLEYLQPQYSLPSPTYFSRTAIPDMYENVKHIIVSHLKEAESGVIHFTAGIWMSSQTREYLTLTAHWVTFDSSFKPHSEDYHCSALLHVSQIDCDYNGLSVQKHLEYLWESWITSYGLQIGITVTDNHSIGKTLNESDHSSVECFGHTVDLIVNEAIKSQRMVQNLLSIARKICERVHRSTRAKEKLAELQKEYGLPQHQLIQDVPSKWNTSFHMLDRLIEQKRAIDEMSIECNFRELISCDQWEVLQSVCHALKPFEAASKEMSMHTATLSQVIPMIHILNRKIEMLFEETMGIDTMLKSLKEAMVCRLSSTLHDPRYVFATLLDPRYKASLFSEEEAEEYKLGLIRELEILNSTSDDAPVVNGCNKHSPPNHKDDNIWSLMANIKKSKSLKEKLPEDIVLAYLEEEVLEHNCDPLTYWNLKKSSWPVLSKLAVRFLGCPPSVIPSEKLFNTSNESSNFNQSRLMMEHFEQLIFLKVNLPLIYFQY